One genomic region from Chiloscyllium plagiosum isolate BGI_BamShark_2017 chromosome 21, ASM401019v2, whole genome shotgun sequence encodes:
- the rpusd1 gene encoding RNA pseudouridylate synthase domain-containing protein 1, with amino-acid sequence METARIDNLCILYQSSDFLVVNKHWDIRIDSKMWYENLTVQSQLKHWFPELVDPDTYYGFRFCHQLDFSTSGALCIAFSKLAAAKAYRCFRDRLVTKVYLALVVKTLNHLRQRWLSWQEVFTVEIQLLKYSCSL; translated from the exons ATGGAGACTGCCAGAATAGACAACCTGTGCATTCTATACCAGAGCTCAGATTTCTTGGTAGTGAACAAGCACTGGGATATTCGCATTGATAGTAAGATGTGGTATGAGAACCTAACTGTCCAGTCTCAATTGAAGCACTGGTTTCCTGAGCTTGTTGACCCAGATACTTACTATGGCTTTAG ATTTTGCCATCAGCTTGACTTTTCCACCAGTGGAGCACTGTGTATTGCTTTCAGTAAGCTAGCAGCTGCCAAGGCCTATCGGTGTTTCAGAGACCGTCTGGTTACCAAGGTTTACCTGGCTCTG GTTGTCAAAACCCTAAACCATCTCAGACAGAGATGGTTGTCCTGGCAAGAGGTTTTTACAGTGGAGATCCAGTTACTAAAGTACTCCTGCAGCCTTTAA